A portion of the Enterobacter sp. SA187 genome contains these proteins:
- the gpmM gene encoding 2,3-bisphosphoglycerate-independent phosphoglycerate mutase codes for MSVSKKPMVLVILDGYGYREDQQDNAIFNAKTPVMDALWAKRPHTLIDASGLEVGLPDRQMGNSEVGHVNLGAGRIVYQDLTRLDVEIKQGTFFSNPALTAAVDNATTSGKAVHIMGLLSAGGVHSHEDHILAMVELAAQRGAEKIYLHAFLDGRDTPPRSAESSLKRFEDKFAELGKGRVATIIGRYYAMDRDNRWDRVEQAYNLLTQAKGEFQADSAVAGLQAAYARDENDEFVKATVIRAEGQADSAMVDGDALIFMNFRADRAREITRAFVNADFDGFARQKVVQLSDFVMLTEYAADIKTTVAYAPASLANTFGEWMAKHDKTQLRISETEKYAHVTFFFNGGVEESFAGEDRILINSPKVATYDLQPEMSSAELTEKLVAAINSGKYDAIICNYPNGDMVGHTGVFEAAVAAVETLDNCIAQVSEAVESVGGQLLITADHGNAEQMRDPATGQAHTAHTNLPVPLIYVGDKTVKAVDGGKLSDIAPTMLALMGMEIPQEMTGKPLFIVE; via the coding sequence ATGTCGGTTTCTAAAAAACCTATGGTACTGGTGATCCTCGATGGCTATGGCTATCGTGAAGACCAGCAGGATAACGCTATTTTTAACGCTAAAACGCCGGTCATGGATGCCCTGTGGGCGAAACGTCCGCATACGCTGATTGACGCATCCGGCCTGGAAGTGGGTCTGCCGGACCGCCAGATGGGCAACTCGGAAGTCGGTCACGTCAATCTGGGCGCGGGCCGTATCGTTTATCAGGATCTGACCCGTCTGGACGTAGAAATCAAACAGGGCACCTTTTTCAGCAACCCGGCGCTGACCGCTGCGGTGGATAACGCCACCACCAGCGGCAAAGCCGTGCACATCATGGGCTTGCTGTCTGCGGGCGGCGTGCACAGCCATGAAGATCACATTCTTGCGATGGTCGAACTGGCAGCTCAGCGCGGCGCAGAAAAAATCTATCTGCATGCTTTCCTGGATGGCCGCGATACCCCGCCACGCAGCGCAGAATCGTCCCTGAAACGCTTCGAAGACAAATTTGCTGAACTGGGCAAAGGCCGCGTCGCCACTATTATTGGTCGCTACTATGCGATGGACCGCGATAACCGCTGGGATCGCGTGGAACAGGCATACAACCTGCTGACGCAGGCGAAAGGCGAGTTCCAGGCCGACAGCGCGGTCGCAGGTTTACAGGCAGCCTATGCCCGTGATGAAAACGACGAATTCGTAAAAGCGACGGTGATCCGCGCCGAAGGCCAGGCCGACTCCGCGATGGTCGACGGCGATGCGCTGATTTTCATGAACTTCCGTGCCGACCGCGCCCGCGAAATTACCCGCGCCTTTGTGAATGCCGATTTTGACGGCTTCGCCCGTCAGAAAGTGGTGCAGTTAAGCGATTTCGTCATGCTGACCGAATACGCCGCCGATATCAAAACGACGGTGGCTTACGCACCGGCGTCCCTGGCGAATACCTTCGGCGAGTGGATGGCGAAGCATGACAAAACCCAGCTGCGCATTTCCGAAACCGAGAAATACGCCCATGTGACCTTCTTCTTTAACGGCGGCGTTGAAGAGTCGTTTGCCGGCGAAGATCGCATTCTGATCAACTCCCCAAAAGTGGCGACTTACGACCTGCAGCCGGAAATGAGCAGTGCAGAATTAACTGAAAAACTGGTCGCAGCGATCAACAGCGGCAAGTATGACGCCATCATCTGCAACTACCCGAACGGCGATATGGTAGGACATACCGGCGTCTTTGAAGCGGCGGTTGCCGCTGTCGAAACCCTGGATAACTGCATCGCGCAGGTCAGCGAGGCGGTGGAGTCCGTGGGCGGCCAGCTGCTGATTACCGCGGATCACGGCAATGCTGAGCAGATGCGCGACCCGGCCACCGGCCAGGCGCATACTGCCCACACTAACCTGCCGGTGCCGCTGATCTATGTGGGCGACAAAACCGTGAAAGCGGTGGATGGCGGCAAACTTTCCGACATCGCGCCGACCATGCTGGCGCTGATGGGCATGGAAATCCCGCAAGAGATGACTGGTAAGCCGCTGTTCATCGTGGAATAA
- the envC gene encoding murein hydrolase activator EnvC — MRGKAIFSNTWTVSIRSVIYASALSAGVLLCAFSAHADDRDQLKSIQADIAAKERAVRKQQQQRSTLLAQLKAQEEAISAATRALRETQNTLGQLNKQIDEMNASIARLERQRASQERNLAAQLDAAFRQGEHSGIQMILSGEEGQRSQRLQAYYGYLNQARQETIAQLQQTREEVNSQKAELEEKQSQQQTLLYEQQAQQAKLEQARNERKKTLAGLESSIQQGQQQLSELRANESRLRNTLARAEAAARARAEREAREAQAVRDRQKDASRKGTTYKPTESEQSLMSRTGGLGSPRGQAYWPARGTILHRYGEQLQGELRWKGIVIGASEGSEVKAIADGRVILADWLQGYGLVVVVEHGKGDMSLYGYNQSALVSVGTQVRAGQPIALVGSSGGQGRPSLYFEIRRQGQAVNPQPWLGR; from the coding sequence ATGAGGGGAAAGGCGATTTTTTCAAACACCTGGACTGTGTCGATCCGGTCCGTGATCTACGCCAGCGCGCTCAGCGCTGGCGTATTGTTGTGCGCCTTTTCAGCCCACGCGGATGACCGCGACCAGTTAAAATCCATTCAGGCAGACATTGCCGCCAAAGAACGTGCCGTTCGTAAGCAACAGCAGCAGCGCAGCACTCTCCTCGCCCAGTTAAAAGCGCAGGAAGAGGCGATCTCTGCCGCCACCCGCGCTCTGCGCGAAACCCAGAACACTCTCGGCCAGCTCAATAAACAAATTGATGAGATGAATGCATCTATCGCCAGACTGGAGCGCCAGCGCGCCAGCCAGGAGCGTAATCTGGCCGCGCAGCTTGATGCGGCATTCCGTCAGGGCGAACACAGCGGGATACAGATGATCCTCAGCGGCGAAGAAGGCCAGCGATCGCAGCGTCTGCAGGCCTATTACGGCTATCTGAATCAGGCGCGTCAGGAAACCATCGCCCAGCTCCAGCAAACCCGTGAAGAAGTGAACTCTCAGAAAGCCGAGCTGGAAGAGAAGCAGAGCCAGCAGCAAACCCTGCTTTATGAGCAGCAGGCACAGCAGGCTAAGCTTGAGCAGGCGCGCAACGAGCGTAAGAAAACCCTCGCAGGCCTGGAGTCGTCCATCCAGCAGGGCCAGCAACAGCTGAGCGAACTGCGGGCTAACGAATCACGGCTGCGCAATACCCTTGCCCGCGCCGAAGCCGCCGCCAGAGCGCGGGCGGAACGTGAAGCGCGCGAAGCCCAGGCGGTGCGCGATCGCCAGAAAGACGCCTCGCGCAAAGGCACCACCTATAAGCCGACGGAAAGCGAACAGTCGCTGATGTCCCGCACCGGCGGCCTCGGATCGCCACGCGGCCAGGCCTACTGGCCGGCACGGGGCACTATCCTGCATCGTTATGGCGAACAGTTACAGGGTGAGCTACGGTGGAAAGGAATTGTGATCGGCGCCTCTGAAGGCAGCGAAGTAAAAGCCATTGCCGATGGCCGTGTGATCCTCGCCGACTGGCTGCAGGGCTATGGTCTTGTGGTGGTGGTTGAACACGGTAAAGGCGACATGAGTCTTTACGGCTATAATCAGAGCGCGCTGGTCAGCGTGGGCACGCAGGTGCGTGCCGGTCAACCGATTGCCCTTGTGGGCAGCAGTGGCGGTCAGGGCAGACCTTCACTCTATTTCGAAATTCGCCGCCAGGGTCAGGCGGTCAATCCACAACCGTGGTTGGGAAGATAA